The window TCAAAAGTTGCATCTCTTCTGGACAAGGAACCTGTCCCACTGTCCACAGCGACACATACATATCTCGCTCCCCATGAATCGCGTGGAAAGAAAGCCACTGATGAAACCGGTATTCTTCATCGATATAAGGGCACCATGATGCACGATGCGTAAAGCGTATATCCGAAATACACAGAAGCGACCCATGCGCTTTGTCATGCCCATCACTTGCGCGAGTTGAAAGGGTTTATCAAGCAAGGACATACACATGGGCCATGCGCATGACAACATTTCTGCTCGCTGCCAAACAGGTGGTTGAACAGAATGATGGTGCCCTTCCTGAGGAAGAAGCAAAACGTTGGGAGCGTGTGTATGATCGCATATTGGACAAAGCGCACCGACAGTTGGAAGGGAGGACGCCTCTTCCGAAAAAAGCGCTCTCCTTTGTTCGGCGGCTACAGAAACGGATGGAAGAAGCGTTACGATTTTTGCGCGAAGCCCACGTTCCGTTTGACAACAACCAAGCTGAACGAGATCTTCGTATGATCAAAGTCAAACAGAACATTTCGGGAACGTTTCGCCAAGAAGAGTTCGCTCAATCCTTTTGCATCACAAGCAGCATCGTGTCCACGCTCACCAAACATGACAAACCGATCTGGGATTCGTTATGTCTCCTGTTGATGGGTGAAACGATCGACAACGTTTTGTCCTAAATCCTGGGCATTTTCTTACTCGGCAATGCCCTATTTGTGTTGGATTCATTTATACGCTAGCACTAGGGTGAATAGTTACGGGCAAATGGTTCTGTTTCATGTCGATGAGACACATGTTCGTTCATATCAAGCCCACAT is drawn from Bacillus alveayuensis and contains these coding sequences:
- a CDS encoding transposase (product_source=KO:K07484; cath_funfam=4.10.280.10; ko=KO:K07484; pfam=PF03050) — its product is MTTFLLAAKQVVEQNDGALPEEEAKRWERVYDRILDKAHRQLEGRTPLPKKALSFVRRLQKRMEEALRFLREAHVPFDNNQAERDLRMIKVKQNISGTFRQEEFAQSFCITSSIVSTLTKHDKPIWDSLCLLLMGETIDNVLS